Proteins encoded together in one Planctomyces sp. SH-PL14 window:
- a CDS encoding PA2169 family four-helix-bundle protein, with protein MALETKCDLEPATIDALQDLIQANIDARDGFRFAANEIENAAISAAFEHFANQRQEQADELSAFVECNGEEARREGSYAAAVHRTWINVRELLTSNDANAILSEAERGEDHIKGAYETVLRNTAGSAVNDVLTRQYAQVKASHDRVKMLRDECCAE; from the coding sequence ATGGCCTTAGAAACCAAGTGCGATCTGGAACCGGCAACCATTGATGCGCTTCAGGATTTGATCCAAGCCAATATCGATGCTCGTGACGGATTCCGGTTTGCCGCGAACGAAATTGAGAACGCCGCCATCTCGGCCGCCTTCGAGCACTTTGCGAATCAGCGGCAGGAGCAGGCGGACGAACTGTCCGCGTTCGTGGAATGCAACGGAGAGGAGGCCCGACGCGAAGGGTCTTACGCCGCGGCCGTCCATCGAACGTGGATCAACGTCCGCGAGCTCCTGACGTCCAACGATGCGAACGCCATCCTCTCCGAAGCGGAGCGGGGTGAGGACCATATCAAGGGTGCCTACGAGACTGTCCTGCGTAACACCGCGGGGAGCGCCGTGAACGATGTCCTGACCCGGCAGTATGCCCAGGTCAAGGCGTCGCATGATCGGGTGAAAATGCTCCGCGACGAGTGCTGTGCCGAGTAA
- a CDS encoding O-acetyl-ADP-ribose deacetylase, whose translation MMRVPVGRSVLELVVGDITEQEVDAIVNAANSALAGGGGVDGAIHRAAGPGILQETRARYPQGCPTGSAVVTSAGSLKARYLFHAVGPIWRGGTKGEPDQLRSAYQRCLDLAAEHECRSLAFPAISAGIYGYPRDLAAEHSLTTVWNHLTQRAHPEVVRFVLFDEGMYGAFARVLEDKS comes from the coding sequence ATGATGAGAGTTCCCGTCGGCCGCTCCGTGCTCGAACTGGTCGTGGGAGACATCACCGAGCAAGAGGTCGATGCCATCGTCAACGCCGCGAATTCCGCGCTCGCGGGCGGCGGCGGAGTCGACGGCGCGATCCACCGCGCGGCCGGGCCGGGGATCCTCCAGGAGACGCGGGCCCGCTACCCGCAAGGATGCCCCACCGGCAGCGCGGTCGTGACCTCCGCCGGAAGCCTCAAGGCCCGTTACCTGTTCCACGCCGTCGGCCCGATTTGGCGCGGGGGAACCAAAGGGGAACCCGACCAGCTCCGGTCCGCGTATCAGCGGTGCCTCGATCTGGCGGCCGAACACGAGTGCCGCTCGCTCGCCTTCCCCGCCATCAGCGCCGGGATCTATGGCTATCCCCGCGACCTCGCGGCGGAGCACTCCCTCACGACGGTCTGGAACCACCTGACGCAGCGGGCCCATCCGGAGGTCGTCCGCTTCGTCCTGTTTGACGAAGGGATGTACGGGGCGTTCGCGCGGGTCCTCGAAGACAAGTCCTGA